Below is a genomic region from Burkholderia pseudomultivorans.
TTGTAGGCGGTGAAGATATTGCCCATCGCGTTGCCGACGCCGGCCGCCGAATGGAGATTGACGACCGCCGCATTGCCGCACGCCTGCGCGTAGCCGTCGGCCATGCCGACCACGACGGCTTCCTGCAGCCCGAGCACGTAGCGGAAATCGGACGGGAAATCGCGGAACATCGGCAGCTCGGTCGAGCCGGGATTACCGAACACGCGGTCGATGCCGAACTGGCGCAGCAGGTCGATCACCGCGTCGCGGACGGTGACGGGCGCGGCGGACGGGGTTGGGTGGCCGGACATGCTCGGCGTCTCCTTGAAGGCTAATCGGTTTCCACAGTATCGAAGCGCAAGCCATTCTCGGATACTGTATTTTCTGTAAAAACCCATACCGCTCCAGCATGACTTTCGATCTCCGCCAGTTGCGCGCCTTCACGACGATCGTCGCGTGCGGCAGCCTCGGCCGTGCGGCCGACGCGCTGCACGTCACGCAGCCGGCGCTGAGCCGGATCCTGAAGCGCCTCGAGGACCAGGTCGGCGCGCCGCTGTTCGAGCGCCATTCGAAGGGCGTGCAGCTCACCGCGTTCGGCGAGGCGCTGCTGCCGCACGCGACGCTGCTGCAGCACGAGGCCGAGCACGCGCGCGAGGAACTCGACGCGATGCGCGGCCTCGCGAAGGGCACGATCAAGGTCGGCACGGTGGGCAGCATCGCGAGCCTCGTGCTGCCCGTCGCGGTCGGCCGCGTGCTCGACCGCTGGCCGAACCTGCGCGTCGAGATCATCGAAGGCGTGTGGGACCGGCTCGCCGAAGGACTGTTCAAGCACGAGATCGACCTCGCGCTGTCCGCGCACGGGCCCGACACCGATGAAATCGTCGCGATTCCCGAATGCCGCTGGACCGATCGCAGCCATATCGTTGCCGCGCCGCACCATCCGCTGCGTGCGCTCGGCCGCGCGCCGACGCTCGCCGACACGCTGCACGCGCGCTGGGCGATCCCGCCGCGCGGCACCGCGCCGTTCGACCACATGCGCGCGACCTTCGAGGCGCACGGGCTGCCGCTGCCCGATATCGCGGTCGAGACGCGCTCGGTCACGACGCTGAAGAGCCTCGTCGCGCATGCGGGCTTTCTGTGCTGGATGGCCGAGCCGATGTACGGCGCCGAGCAGCGCGCCGGCACGATCGATACGCTGCCGGTGCGCGAAGTGGTCGCGCAGCGCACGCTCACCGCGTTCCGCCGCCGTCACGGGATTCTGCCGGGGCCGGCCGGCAAGCTGCTGGAAGAACTGGTCGCGTTGACACGCGAGGCGCGCTGACGCGCCCTCCCTTTCGCCGCGGTGCCTGCGCGTCGGCCGGCTCACCGGCCGCGGGCGCGCACGCCGCGGCGCACCATCGAAATGCCGTTTCCCCGCCTTGACTTTCGGTCGCCCCGATACGATCATTCGCTCACGTAAAGAGCAAATGATCGTATCGACACGGCGCGCATCGCGAACGCACGCGAGCGTCGATCCGGCATCGGAGCCGGCGCGCCCGTCGAAGGATGGCGCGGCGCGCGCTCGCGCATGGAACCCGCGAAACACTGGCTCCGGGGAAGCGCCAACCGGAGCCGACCGCAAAGCATGGGGCCCCGGCAAGCGCCAAAGCGCCAACCGGGACCGACCGCAAAGCATGGGGCCCCGGTAAGCGCTAAAGCGCTAACCGGGGCCGACAGGAGACACCGGATGATCGAATCGCCTTCCGCCCGCACGCCCGTGCTGCTGCACATCGGCGCGGGCTCGTTCCACCGCGCGCACCAGGCGTGGTACCTGCATCGCGTGAACGCGGCCGTGCCGGCCGACGAACGCTGGTCGCTGACCGTCGGCAACATCCGCGACGACATGCGCGCGACGATGGACGCGCTCGCCGCGCAGCACGGCGCCTACACGCTCGAAACCGTCACGCCGCAAGGCGAGCGCGCGTACGAGACGATCCGCGCGATCACGCGCGTGCTGCCCTGGTCGATCGACCTCGCCGCGCTGATCGACGCGGGCGCCGATCCCGCGTGCCGGATCGTGTCGTTCACCGTCACCGAAGGCGGCTACTACCTCGACGAGCACAACCGGCTCGACGTCGCGAATCCCGATCTCGCGGCCGACCTGCAAGGCGCGCGCACCACGTTGTACGGCGCGCTCGCGGCGCTGCTCGCCGAGCGCATGCGGCGCGGCGCGGGCCCGCTCACGCTGCAGAGCTGCGACAACCTGCGCAACAACGGCGCACGCTTTCGCGCAGGGATGCGCGAATTCCTCGAACGGCGCGGCCAGGCCGACCTGCTCGCGTGGTTCGACGCCCAGGTCGCCACGCCCAGCGCAATGGTCGACCGGATCACGCCGCGCCCGACCGCCGACGTGCGCGAGCGCGTGCGCGCGGCCACCGGCGTCGACGACGCGTGCCCGGTGATGGGCGAATCGTTCATCCAGTGGGTGATCGAGGACCGCTTCGCGGCCGGCCGGCCGAAGTGGGAACTGGCCGGCGCGGAGCTCGTCGACGACGTGCATCCGTACGAGGAAGCGAAGATCCGCATCCTCAACGCGACGCACAGCTGCATCGCGTGGGCCGGCACGCTCGCGGGCCACACGTATATCCACGAAGGCACCCACGACGCGCCGATCCGCCGCTTCGCGCACGACTACGTGACGCAGGACGTGATCCCGTGCCTCACGCCGAGCCCGCTCGATCTCGCGCGCTACCGCGACGTCGTGCTCGAACGCTTCGGCAACCCGTACGTGCTCGACACGAACCAGCGCGTCGCGGCCGACGGCTTCTCGAAGATTCCCGGCTTCATCGCGCCGACGCTCGTCGAATCGTTCGCGCGCGGCGCGACGCCGGTCGCGACCGCGGTGCTGCCCGCGCTGTTCCTGCGCTTCCTCGAACGCTGGGCGCGCGGCGCACTGCCCTACGCGTACCAGGACGGCGTGATGGACGAAGACGCCGCGCACGCGATCGTCGCGGCGCCCGATCCCGTCGTCGCGTTCTGCGCGAGCCGCGCGCTGTGGGGCTCGCTCGCCGGCAACGCGGCGCTGTTCGAGGCGCTGCGCGCCGGGCTCGCGCGCGTCGACGCGTGGCTCGCGCAGCACTGACGCGCTCGGCAGCCGGCCCGCGTCCGGGCGAACCTGCGTTGGCAGGCGCCCGGTCGTGCGGCTAAAGTAGCGGCTCCTCACTGACGGAACGGATCGCTCATGTATCTCGGCATCGACCTCGGCACCTCGGAAGTGAAGGTGCTGCTGCTCGCCCCGGACGGCACGGTCGTCGGCACCGCGGGCACGCCGTTCACCGTGTCGCGCCCGCATCCGCGCTGGGCCGAACAGCATCCGGAAGACTGGTGGCAAGGCACGCTCGCCGCGCTCGCGGCGCTGCGCGAGCGACATCCGCATGCGTTCGCGCAGGTGCGCGGAATCGGCCTGTCCGGCCAGATGCACGGCGCGGTGCTGCTCGGCCGCGACGATCGCGTGCTGCGCCCGGCGATTCTGTGGAACGACATGCGCAGCGCGGACGAATGCGCGCTGCTCACCGAACGCGCGCCCGACCTCCATGCGCTCGCCGGCAATCTCGCGATGCCGGGCTTCACCGCGCCGAAGCTGCTGTGGGTCGCGCGTCACGAACCCGACGTATTCGCGGCCACCGCATGCGTGCTGATGCCGAAGGACTATCTGCGCTTCCGGCTGACCGGCGCGAAAGTCTCCGACCCGTCCGACGCGGCCGGCACGCTGTGGCTCGACGTCGCGCGACGCGACTGGTCCGACGCGCTGCTCGGCGCATGCGAGATGACGCGCGCGCAGATGCCGCGCATCGTCGAGGGCAACGCGCCGTCCGGCACGCTGCGCGCCGACGTCGCGCGCGTGCTCGGCCTGTCGGAAGCCGTCGTGGTCGCGGGCGGCGGCGGCGACAACGCGACGAGCGCGCTCGGCATTGGCGCGATCCACGCGGGCGACGGCTTCGTGTCGCTCGGCACGTCGGGCGTGCTGAGCGTGGTCGGCGACCGCTTCACGCCGAATCCGGCGTCGGCCGTGCACGCGTTCTGCCACGCGATTCCCGATCGCTGGCAACTGATGAGCGTCGTGCTGTCGGCCGCGAGCTGCCTGCGCTGGGTCTGCAAGCTGACCGGCACCGACGAGCCCGCGCTGCTCGCCGAAGTCGAGGCGCTCGACGCCGACGCGCTCGCGACGGCGCCGCTGTTCCTGCCTTACCTGTCCGGCGAGCGTACGCCGCACAACGATCCGTACGCGCAGGGCGTGTTCTTCGGCATGACGCATGCGACCGAGCGCGCGCATCTCGGCTACGCGGTGCTCGAGGGCGTGACGCTCGGCCTCGCCGACGGCCTCGACGCGCTGCATGCAGCCGGCGTCGCCACCGACCGGCTGTCGCTGATCGGCGGCGGCGCGCGCAGCGCGTTCTGGGCGCAGCTGATCGCCGATGCGCTGAACGTGCGCACGCGCCAGCACGGCGGCGGCGAGACCGGCGCGGCGCTCGGCGCGGCACGGCTCGGCTGGCTGGCGGTCGGCGGCGATCCGCACGCGGTGCTGACCAAGCCGCCGGTGCGCGCCGAATACGCGCCCGACGCCGCGCGCCACGCGACGCTGCGCGAACGGCTCGACGCGTTCCGCGCGCTGTATCGCCACGTGCGCCCGCTTTACGAACCGTCGCGCGCGCGGCTTGCCTAGGCGTCGCGCCTGCCAGGCGCACGCGCGGCAGGCGGCAGGCATGCGCTACAGTGGATGCCGTTGCGCCGCCCGCCGGCCCCGATCCGAACCGAAACGCTATCGTGTCCAAGTCCTCAGAAAAACTCGATCTCGCCACGCGCGCCGCGTGGCTCTACTACGTCGCGGGCGACACGCAGAACGAAATCGCCGAGAAGCTGCAGGTGTCGCGCCCCGTCGCGCAGCGCCTGGTCGCCTTCGCGGTCGAGAAGAACCTGATCCGCGTGCGCGTCGACCATCAGCTTGCCGACTGCCTCGATCTCGGCGCGCAGCTGTCGAAGCGCTACGGCCTGGCGATGTGCGAAGTCGTGCCGGTCGACGCCGACACGCCCGACGCGATCGACCGCAAGCTCGCGGTCGCGGGCGCGCAGGTGATGGAGCGCTACCTGAGCGAGACGCGGCCGATGGTGATCGCGGTGAGCAGCGGCCGGACGCTGAAGGCCGCGGTCGCGCAGATCGCGCAGATCGACCGGCCGCAGCACCGGCTCGTGTCGATGGTCGGCGCGATCGCGGCCGACGGCTCGTCGAACCGCTACGACGTCGCGCAATACATCTCCGAGAAAACCGGCGGCAAGCACTTCCTGCTGCCCGCGCCGCTGTTCGCCGACAGCGGCGCCGAGCGCGCGCAGTGGTGCAATCACCGGCTGTACCGGATCGTCGACGCGCTGTCGGGCAAGGCCGACGTCGCGTTCGTCGGGATCGGCAACATCGGCCCGCACTGCCCGCTGTACGAGGACGGCTTCATCACCGAGCAGGAACGCGACGAGATGACCGCGCGCGGCGCGGTCGCCGAGCTGCTCGGCGTGCCGATCGACGCACAGGGCAGGCTGGTCGACGTGTCGACCAGCGCACGCGTGACCAGCGTGTCGCTCGCGACGCCGCCGAAGCGCCCGACGATCGCGTTCGCCGGCGGCCCGAAAAAGCGCGACGCGGTGATCGCCGCGCTGCGCGGCGGCTGGCTGTCGGGGCTGGTGACCGACGAAACCTGCGCGCGCGCCGCGCTCGACGCGACGAACTGACGCCGCGGGCGGCGCGCCGCCCGCTCCCGGCACGCCGCCGTGCTCATGCGGTGCGCGGCGCCGCGAACGCGTGCCGGCGCGCACGCCACGCGCCGAGCGCGGCCGCGCCCAGCAGCGCGACGAGCACCCACGGTATCGGGCCGGCGCCCACTGCGTCGAGCAGCATGCCGCCCGCGATGCCGCCGCCGGCGATCGCCAGGTTCCACACCGTGACGAGCATCGACTGCGCGACGTCGGCTGCGTCGCCGGCAGCCTGCGCGGCGGCCGTCTGGAACAGCGTCGGCGCGCCGCCGAACGCGAGCCCCCACAGCGCGACGCCCGCATAGACGGCCGCCATGCCGGCGCCGGCACCAAGCATCAGCGCGGCAAGCGCGAACAACGCGATGCTCGCGAACGTGAGCCGCCGCTGCGCGGCGCCGATCCATGCGCCCGTCAGCGCGATCCCGGCCAGCGACGCGACGCCGAACACGAGCAGCACCGTATCGACCTGCGCGCCCATCCGCTCCCCCGCGAGAAACGGCGCGATGTACGTGTACAGCATGTTGTGCGCGAGCACGTACGCGAACATCACGGCCAGCACCGCCCGCACGCCGGGCAGCCGCATCACCGCGAGCACGGGTTCGCGCGAACCGGCCGGCTGCCCCGGATGATCGGGCAGGCGCAGCCGCACCCATCCGATCAGCGCGAGCGCCGCGAGCGTGATGCCTGCGAACGCGATGCGCCAGCCGAACACCGCACCGAGCGCGGTGCCGGCCGGAATGCCGACCGACATCGCGACCGGCACGCCGAGCATTGCGACCGCGATCGCGCGGCCGCGCAGGCACTCGTCGACCATCCGGCTCGCATAACCGGCGAGCAGCGCCCACAGCAGCCCGGCCGACATGCCGGCGACGAAGCGCGCGGCGAGCGTGAGCGCGTAGTGCGGCGACACGGTCGTCAATGCGTTCGACACGACGAAGCCGGCCAGCGCCGCGATCAGCAGACGGCGTCGCCCGATCCCGCGCGTCGCCGCGACGAGCGGAATCGCGGCGACGATCGAACCGAGCGCGTAGATGGTCACGAGCTGGCCGATCAGCGCCTCGGTCACGCGCAGGTCGGCGCTCATCAGCGGCAGCAGGCCGGCCGGCAGCGCTTCGGTCAGGACCGTGATGAAGCCGGCCGTCGCAAGCGCGAGCAGGTTCGCGACCGGCAGGCCTTCGCGCGGCGCGGCGGCGCGCCCGTTTGCATGCGCGGACCGATCGTCCGCCGACAGGCAGTCGCTCATGTCGCACTCCGTCCGTCGGTGCCGTAAACCGCATCGCGCACGTCGGTCACGATGCGCCCGTGCATGCCTTCGTACAGCGTATTGGTCAACGCGACGACGGTCAGACCCGCCGCGCGATCGACGAACCACGCATGCCCGTATGCGCCGCCCCAGCGCCAGGTGCCGACCGACTCCGGCGACTGCGCGGCCGCCGGATCGCGCAGCACCGAAAAGCCGAGCCCGAAGCCGAAGCCCGGTGCGTCGGCGAGTTCGTGCGCGCCCGGCTGGATGCGCGCCATCTCGTCGATCCACGCGCGCCCGAGCCAGCCGTCGCGACCGGTGCGCAATGCGTCGAGCAGCGTCAGGCAGTCGCGCGCCGTGCCGGCCATCCCCGCGCCGCCCGACGGCCACGCATCCGCGTCGAATACGCGCGCGGGCGCGAAACGGATGCCGATCGTGCCGTCGTACACGGGGACCAGATCGTCGTCCGCCATCCGGCGCGGCGCGCCTGCCGTGCTCACGTAAGGCGTCGCGACACGCGCGGCGTCGTGCGCGACGAACGCGGTGTCGGTCATCCCGAGCGGCGTCGTGACCAGCGCGGCCACCGCATCGGCGAGCGGCCGGCCGTCGACCGCCTCGATCAGCGCGCCGACCACGTCGGTCGCCAGCGAATAGCCCCACGACGTACCGGGCGCGAACTGCAGCGGCACGCTCGCGATGCGCCGCAGGTTCTCCGCGAGCGACACGCGCGCGCCGTCCATGCCGTCGGACACGCCGGCGCGCGCATACGGGCCGTCGCCGTCGGCTTCGAGGAAGCGATAGCCGAGGCCGGCCGTATGCGACAGCAGATGCCGCAACGTGATCGCGGCGGGCGTGCCGTCGCGCAGCGTCGGCCGGAACGCGGGCAGCCAGCGCGCAACCGGCTCGTCGAGCGCGAGGCGGCCGGCGGCGACGAGCCGCATCGCGGCGGCCGTCACGATCGGCTTGGTGACCGATGCGAGCCGGAACAGCGTGCCCTCGCGCATCGGCGTGCCGGCCTCGCGGTCCGCAAGGCCCGCTGCGCGCGCATAGCGCAGCTCGCCGTCGCGCGCGACCATCACGACCGCGCCGACGACGCGCTCGTCCGCGAGCACGCGATCGAGCGCGTCGTCGAGCCGCACGTGCAGCGCGGCGTCCGCCTCGCTGTCGCGGGCAATCACAGGCAGGGATGACATGGCAATGACCTCGATGAGTGAACGAACGCTCATCGTAGGGAGCCGGCAAACGAAGAAAAACTGGGCTAGAGTTCCGGACAATCCGGACACCGACGTCCGTAATCGGGAACCTGCATGGAGAATCTGGGCGGCTTCATCGTATTCGTTCAGGTCGCGGAAACGCGCAGCTTCGTCGCGGCCGGTCGCGCGCTCGGGCTGTCCGCGTCGGCGGTCGGCAAACGCATCGCGCGGCTCGAGGCGCGCCTGAACGTGCGGCTGTTTCACCGCAGCACGCGCAGCGTCACGCTGACGGCCGAAGGCGCGCGCTTTCTCGATCGATGCCGCCGCGTGATCGCCGAAATCGACGCGGCCGAGCGCGAGCTCACGCAAAGCGTCGAAGCGCCGCGCGGGCGGCTGCGCGTCAGCCTGCCGACGATCGGCACGCTGATGCTGCCGGTGCTCGCCGGTTTCATGGCCGCGTATCCGGAGATCGAGCTGGATCTCGATTTCAACGACCGGCTCGTCGACGTCGTCGACGAAGGTTTCGATGCCGTGCTGCGCACCGGCCGCCCGGCCGACTCGCGGCTGTCGTCGCGGCTGCTCGGGCATTTCCGCCAGCATCTGGTCGCGTCGCCCGACTACCTCGAACGGCACGGCACGCCGCGCACGCCGGCCGATCTCGTGCGCCATCGCTGCCTGCACTACCGGTTCCCGAGCAGCGGCAAGCTCGAGATCTGGCCGCTGCGCACGTCGCGTTCGCACGCGCCGCCGGACGTGCCGGTGTCGATGGTCAGCAACAACGCGGAAACGCGCCTGTGCTTCGCGTTGCGCGGGCTCGGCATCGCGTGCCTGCCCGAGTTCTTCGTGCGCGAGCCGATCGACGCCGGCACGCTGCGCACGGTGCTCGACGACCATGTCGCGAGCCGCACGCCGGTCTACGTGCTGTGGCCGTCAGGCCGCCATCCGACGCCGAAGCTGCGCGCGTTCGTCGACCACATGGTCGAGCACCTGCCCCTGTGACGCGCGCCGTGCGTCACGCGGCCTTCGCATGCACGCCGAGCCGCCGGAACGCGTGGCCCTGCTCGTCGAACAGATGGCAGTGCGCGGCATCCGCGTGCACGCGCAGCGCCTCGCCGGTGCGATAGGTGTCGAGCGGCGGAATCCGCGCGATCAGGCCGTCCGGCGCGACGGCCGCTTCGGCATACAGATACGCGGCATCGCCAAGCGACTCGACGGCCATCGTCTTCGCGACGACGCCCTCGCCCGCCGCGCCGACCAGCAGATGCTCGGGCCGCACGCCGACCGTCACCGACGCGCCGCGCTGCAGGCCGGCCGCGTCCACCGCGACGCGCTGCGTGTCGCCGCTGTCGAAGCGCACCAGCACGCCGGCCGCATCCGCAGACTCGACCGTGCCCTTCAGGAAGTTCATCTTCGGCGAGCCGATGAAGCCCGCGACGAACTGGTTCGCGGGCGCGTGGTACAGCTCGTTCGGCGTGCCGACCTGCTGCACCGCGCCGCCGGACAGCACGACGATCTTGTCGGCGAGCGTCATCGCCTCGACCTGGTCGTGCGTCACGTAGATCATCGTCGTCTTCAGCTCGTCGTGCAGCCGCGCGAATTCGAGCCGCATCTTCACGCGCAGCGCCGCGTCGAGGTTCGACAGCGGCTCGTCGAACAGGAACACCTTCGGCTTGCGCGTGATCGCGCGGCCGATCGCGACGCGCTGCCGCTGGCCGCCCGACAGCTGCTTCGGCTTGCGGTCGAGCAGGTGATCGATGTGCAGGATCTTCGCGGCGTTCTTCACGGCCTGGTCGATCTCGGGCTTCTTCGCGCCCGCCAGCTTCAGCCCGAACGCCATGTTGTCGTACAGCGTCATGTGCGGATACAGCGCATACGACTGGAACACCATCGCGATGCCGCGCTTCGCGCTCGGCACGTCGTTGACCTTCGCGCCGTCGATCAGCAGGTCGCCGCTCGAAATGTCCTCGAGCCCCGCGATCATCCGCATCAGCGTGGATTTGCCGCAGCCGCTCGGGCCGACGAACACGACGAATTCGCCGTTGGCGATGTCGAGGTTCACGTTGCGCAGCACTTCGTTGTCGTCGTAGCGCTTCGCGATATTGCGCAGGAGCACGCTTGCCATGATCTGTCTCCGTTCGTTCGTGATGCGCCGCTTTCCGGCGGCGCGCAATCGGTTCTAATGCGGCAGCACCGCGCCGGTCGCCTGCCAGCGCGCGACGTAGCCG
It encodes:
- a CDS encoding LysR family transcriptional regulator, with the translated sequence MTFDLRQLRAFTTIVACGSLGRAADALHVTQPALSRILKRLEDQVGAPLFERHSKGVQLTAFGEALLPHATLLQHEAEHAREELDAMRGLAKGTIKVGTVGSIASLVLPVAVGRVLDRWPNLRVEIIEGVWDRLAEGLFKHEIDLALSAHGPDTDEIVAIPECRWTDRSHIVAAPHHPLRALGRAPTLADTLHARWAIPPRGTAPFDHMRATFEAHGLPLPDIAVETRSVTTLKSLVAHAGFLCWMAEPMYGAEQRAGTIDTLPVREVVAQRTLTAFRRRHGILPGPAGKLLEELVALTREAR
- the dalD gene encoding D-arabinitol 4-dehydrogenase, which encodes MIESPSARTPVLLHIGAGSFHRAHQAWYLHRVNAAVPADERWSLTVGNIRDDMRATMDALAAQHGAYTLETVTPQGERAYETIRAITRVLPWSIDLAALIDAGADPACRIVSFTVTEGGYYLDEHNRLDVANPDLAADLQGARTTLYGALAALLAERMRRGAGPLTLQSCDNLRNNGARFRAGMREFLERRGQADLLAWFDAQVATPSAMVDRITPRPTADVRERVRAATGVDDACPVMGESFIQWVIEDRFAAGRPKWELAGAELVDDVHPYEEAKIRILNATHSCIAWAGTLAGHTYIHEGTHDAPIRRFAHDYVTQDVIPCLTPSPLDLARYRDVVLERFGNPYVLDTNQRVAADGFSKIPGFIAPTLVESFARGATPVATAVLPALFLRFLERWARGALPYAYQDGVMDEDAAHAIVAAPDPVVAFCASRALWGSLAGNAALFEALRAGLARVDAWLAQH
- the xylB gene encoding xylulokinase — translated: MYLGIDLGTSEVKVLLLAPDGTVVGTAGTPFTVSRPHPRWAEQHPEDWWQGTLAALAALRERHPHAFAQVRGIGLSGQMHGAVLLGRDDRVLRPAILWNDMRSADECALLTERAPDLHALAGNLAMPGFTAPKLLWVARHEPDVFAATACVLMPKDYLRFRLTGAKVSDPSDAAGTLWLDVARRDWSDALLGACEMTRAQMPRIVEGNAPSGTLRADVARVLGLSEAVVVAGGGGDNATSALGIGAIHAGDGFVSLGTSGVLSVVGDRFTPNPASAVHAFCHAIPDRWQLMSVVLSAASCLRWVCKLTGTDEPALLAEVEALDADALATAPLFLPYLSGERTPHNDPYAQGVFFGMTHATERAHLGYAVLEGVTLGLADGLDALHAAGVATDRLSLIGGGARSAFWAQLIADALNVRTRQHGGGETGAALGAARLGWLAVGGDPHAVLTKPPVRAEYAPDAARHATLRERLDAFRALYRHVRPLYEPSRARLA
- a CDS encoding sugar-binding transcriptional regulator, which translates into the protein MSKSSEKLDLATRAAWLYYVAGDTQNEIAEKLQVSRPVAQRLVAFAVEKNLIRVRVDHQLADCLDLGAQLSKRYGLAMCEVVPVDADTPDAIDRKLAVAGAQVMERYLSETRPMVIAVSSGRTLKAAVAQIAQIDRPQHRLVSMVGAIAADGSSNRYDVAQYISEKTGGKHFLLPAPLFADSGAERAQWCNHRLYRIVDALSGKADVAFVGIGNIGPHCPLYEDGFITEQERDEMTARGAVAELLGVPIDAQGRLVDVSTSARVTSVSLATPPKRPTIAFAGGPKKRDAVIAALRGGWLSGLVTDETCARAALDATN
- a CDS encoding MFS transporter, with product MSDCLSADDRSAHANGRAAAPREGLPVANLLALATAGFITVLTEALPAGLLPLMSADLRVTEALIGQLVTIYALGSIVAAIPLVAATRGIGRRRLLIAALAGFVVSNALTTVSPHYALTLAARFVAGMSAGLLWALLAGYASRMVDECLRGRAIAVAMLGVPVAMSVGIPAGTALGAVFGWRIAFAGITLAALALIGWVRLRLPDHPGQPAGSREPVLAVMRLPGVRAVLAVMFAYVLAHNMLYTYIAPFLAGERMGAQVDTVLLVFGVASLAGIALTGAWIGAAQRRLTFASIALFALAALMLGAGAGMAAVYAGVALWGLAFGGAPTLFQTAAAQAAGDAADVAQSMLVTVWNLAIAGGGIAGGMLLDAVGAGPIPWVLVALLGAAALGAWRARRHAFAAPRTA
- a CDS encoding serine hydrolase domain-containing protein — translated: MSSLPVIARDSEADAALHVRLDDALDRVLADERVVGAVVMVARDGELRYARAAGLADREAGTPMREGTLFRLASVTKPIVTAAAMRLVAAGRLALDEPVARWLPAFRPTLRDGTPAAITLRHLLSHTAGLGYRFLEADGDGPYARAGVSDGMDGARVSLAENLRRIASVPLQFAPGTSWGYSLATDVVGALIEAVDGRPLADAVAALVTTPLGMTDTAFVAHDAARVATPYVSTAGAPRRMADDDLVPVYDGTIGIRFAPARVFDADAWPSGGAGMAGTARDCLTLLDALRTGRDGWLGRAWIDEMARIQPGAHELADAPGFGFGLGFSVLRDPAAAQSPESVGTWRWGGAYGHAWFVDRAAGLTVVALTNTLYEGMHGRIVTDVRDAVYGTDGRSAT
- a CDS encoding LysR family transcriptional regulator codes for the protein MENLGGFIVFVQVAETRSFVAAGRALGLSASAVGKRIARLEARLNVRLFHRSTRSVTLTAEGARFLDRCRRVIAEIDAAERELTQSVEAPRGRLRVSLPTIGTLMLPVLAGFMAAYPEIELDLDFNDRLVDVVDEGFDAVLRTGRPADSRLSSRLLGHFRQHLVASPDYLERHGTPRTPADLVRHRCLHYRFPSSGKLEIWPLRTSRSHAPPDVPVSMVSNNAETRLCFALRGLGIACLPEFFVREPIDAGTLRTVLDDHVASRTPVYVLWPSGRHPTPKLRAFVDHMVEHLPL
- a CDS encoding ABC transporter ATP-binding protein codes for the protein MASVLLRNIAKRYDDNEVLRNVNLDIANGEFVVFVGPSGCGKSTLMRMIAGLEDISSGDLLIDGAKVNDVPSAKRGIAMVFQSYALYPHMTLYDNMAFGLKLAGAKKPEIDQAVKNAAKILHIDHLLDRKPKQLSGGQRQRVAIGRAITRKPKVFLFDEPLSNLDAALRVKMRLEFARLHDELKTTMIYVTHDQVEAMTLADKIVVLSGGAVQQVGTPNELYHAPANQFVAGFIGSPKMNFLKGTVESADAAGVLVRFDSGDTQRVAVDAAGLQRGASVTVGVRPEHLLVGAAGEGVVAKTMAVESLGDAAYLYAEAAVAPDGLIARIPPLDTYRTGEALRVHADAAHCHLFDEQGHAFRRLGVHAKAA